The Acetonema longum DSM 6540 genomic sequence ATCCCGTACCCGCACCAGATAAAACATATCCCGCTGTTCGGTGTGGGCAAAAATGTTGTAGGATTCATAGCCGCGATCTGCGATAAAGATCGTCTTGCTCCCGGCATCGCATCTGTCGATCATGTCCGCTAGGGCGCGGCACTCGTTATTTTTTCTCCCCGGCTGGATGACGGCGTCGGTATAGCGCCTGCTACATAGATCGTACAGGGCGTTCAAATGGAGTTGATTAAACCCCTTTTCTCCAGGGTTGGACTGAAAATAATTGTCCGGATCCCTTGAATTTCGAGGGATGTTCAAGTCGGTGCCATCACAGGCGAGCAATCGATATCCACGGTATGTTTGGTATTGTGCAAAGGCTTTGTTGAACTCCCGGAAGAGAACCTCTAACGCTTCCGGCAGTATTTTTTGGCGTTGTTGGTTAAAAGCCGAGACCGTTGCAGTGTCAGGATGGTAGTGGAAAAGCTCCAACAATTCTTTTTTCAGGCTGCCGCTTTCCATGGCAATCAGACACCGAATGGTTGTGGCAAAATCAAGCTTTCGTGTTCTTGTAAAATCGCTGCCTGGATTCCGTACAAACGGCCCGGGGCAGGCGGCCATGTTCTGTATTTTTTCCAGCAGTACCTTTTTCACGCTTTCAGAAAACGTCATAGGCGAAACCTCCAAAAATGGATTCATTCAAGGGGCTTCGCCGCATTTTTTTGACTGTTTGTCAACCCTTTTTTGCATTTTTATAAAAAAAGGACCGAGTACATTTTTTCGTACTCGGTCCTTTTCCTGAGTCATGCTCAACTTCTTAACTTAATGACATTG encodes the following:
- a CDS encoding transposase, whose translation is MTFSESVKKVLLEKIQNMAACPGPFVRNPGSDFTRTRKLDFATTIRCLIAMESGSLKKELLELFHYHPDTATVSAFNQQRQKILPEALEVLFREFNKAFAQYQTYRGYRLLACDGTDLNIPRNSRDPDNYFQSNPGEKGFNQLHLNALYDLCSRRYTDAVIQPGRKNNECRALADMIDRCDAGSKTIFIADRGYESYNIFAHTEQRDMFYLVRVRD